A single region of the Streptomyces sp. NBC_00236 genome encodes:
- the helR gene encoding RNA polymerase recycling motor ATPase HelR, giving the protein MNPLSTSAFDLPDRLAVKADPHLIAADEEHFAAIAECLEQSVAELSARLDAERRSPGGMGRQAMDRDIEIHRLTARLRTLRRFGLDLCLGHMVGADDPEPVYVGRLGLTDSTGRRLLTDWRSPAAEPFFGATHANPMGLASRRRYRWTRGRVSDFWDEVFTPDGGAGHAALDDQSAFIATLGGNRSARMRDVLGTIQADQDAVIRAGSRGALVVDGGPGTGKTVVALHRSAYLLYSDPRLGHHRGGVLFVGPHEPYLGYVADVLPSLGEEGVQTCTLRNLVTEGAAAGVEADPDVARLKSSADLVKAIEAAVRFYEDPPAKSMTVTTQWSDIRLSAADWAVAFESAPGIPHNEARDQILEELVTILVDRDNSDVPEHLLRKSLLQNRELLAEFDGAWPLVDAADLVGDLWSVPAYLRVCAPWLSRDDVSRLQRGDARAWTVSDLPLLDAARQRLGDPETSLRRRRHAAEVASEREHMAHVIDSLLEADADGEGAVTMLHGQDLKDTLVDGSARVGGEPDLLAGPFAHIVVDEAQELTDAEWQMLLLRCPSRSFTIVGDRAQARHGFTESWQERLERVGFDRINRASLSINYRTPEEVMSEAEPVIRAALPDANVPASVRSSGIPVVRGSADELDAVLDTWLAAHAEGIACVIGDPTFRARPRVRSLTPELSKGLEFDLVVLVDPEQFGTGIEGAVDRYVAMTRATQRLVVLTSP; this is encoded by the coding sequence ATGAACCCCTTGAGCACCAGCGCGTTCGATCTGCCCGACCGGCTCGCCGTCAAGGCCGACCCCCATCTGATCGCCGCTGACGAAGAGCACTTCGCGGCCATCGCCGAGTGCCTGGAACAGTCGGTCGCCGAACTCTCCGCACGCCTCGATGCCGAACGCAGGTCGCCAGGCGGCATGGGCCGCCAGGCGATGGACCGGGACATCGAGATCCACCGGCTGACCGCCCGGCTGCGTACACTGCGCCGGTTCGGCCTGGACCTCTGTCTCGGGCACATGGTCGGCGCGGACGATCCCGAGCCCGTGTACGTGGGGCGGCTGGGCCTCACGGACAGCACGGGCCGTCGCCTGCTGACCGACTGGCGCTCCCCCGCGGCCGAGCCCTTCTTCGGAGCCACCCATGCCAACCCGATGGGCCTGGCGAGCCGCCGCAGGTACCGCTGGACCCGCGGCCGGGTCAGTGACTTCTGGGACGAGGTGTTCACGCCGGACGGGGGCGCCGGGCACGCGGCGCTCGACGACCAGTCCGCCTTCATCGCCACGCTCGGCGGCAACCGGTCGGCACGGATGCGCGATGTGCTCGGCACCATCCAGGCCGACCAGGACGCCGTCATCCGTGCGGGATCCCGCGGCGCACTCGTCGTCGACGGCGGCCCGGGTACCGGAAAGACCGTCGTCGCCCTGCACCGTTCCGCGTACCTCCTCTACTCCGATCCGCGCCTCGGCCACCACCGCGGCGGCGTGCTGTTCGTCGGTCCGCACGAGCCGTATCTCGGCTACGTGGCCGACGTCCTGCCGAGCCTCGGCGAGGAGGGCGTGCAGACCTGCACCCTGCGCAACCTGGTCACCGAGGGAGCCGCGGCAGGGGTCGAGGCCGACCCGGACGTGGCCCGGCTCAAGTCGTCCGCGGATCTGGTGAAGGCCATCGAGGCCGCTGTCAGGTTCTACGAGGATCCCCCCGCCAAGAGCATGACGGTCACGACCCAGTGGTCCGACATCCGGCTGAGCGCGGCCGACTGGGCGGTGGCGTTCGAATCGGCACCCGGAATCCCGCACAACGAGGCGCGTGACCAGATCCTGGAGGAGCTGGTCACGATCCTGGTGGACCGGGACAACAGCGACGTTCCGGAGCACCTGCTCCGGAAATCCCTTCTGCAGAACCGGGAGCTGCTCGCGGAATTCGACGGTGCGTGGCCGCTGGTCGACGCGGCCGATCTGGTCGGGGACCTGTGGTCGGTACCCGCCTATCTGCGCGTCTGCGCTCCCTGGCTGAGCCGCGACGACGTGTCCCGGCTCCAGCGCGGGGACGCCCGGGCCTGGACGGTGTCCGACCTGCCCCTGCTCGACGCGGCACGCCAGCGGCTCGGCGACCCGGAGACATCGCTGCGCAGACGGCGGCACGCCGCGGAGGTCGCGTCCGAGCGTGAGCACATGGCCCATGTCATCGACTCCCTGCTCGAAGCCGATGCCGACGGTGAAGGCGCGGTCACGATGCTGCACGGCCAGGACCTGAAGGACACCCTGGTCGACGGATCCGCACGGGTGGGCGGTGAACCGGACCTGCTTGCCGGGCCGTTCGCGCACATCGTCGTGGACGAGGCCCAGGAACTGACCGACGCGGAATGGCAGATGCTGCTGCTCCGCTGCCCGTCCCGGAGCTTCACCATCGTCGGGGACCGCGCGCAGGCCAGGCACGGATTCACGGAGTCCTGGCAGGAACGACTGGAACGCGTCGGGTTCGACCGGATCAACCGGGCATCCCTGAGCATCAACTACCGGACGCCGGAAGAGGTCATGTCGGAGGCCGAGCCGGTCATCCGGGCCGCGCTGCCCGATGCCAACGTGCCGGCCTCCGTCCGCAGCAGCGGCATTCCCGTGGTCCGCGGATCCGCTGACGAGCTCGACGCGGTCCTCGACACATGGCTCGCCGCACACGCCGAAGGGATCGCCTGCGTCATCGGCGATCCCACGTTCCGGGCGAGGCCCCGGGTCCGTTCGCTGACCCCTGAGCTGTCGAAGGGCCTCGAGTTCGACCTGGTCGTCCTCGTCGACCCGGAACAATTCGGAACGGGCATCGAAGGAGCGGTCGACCGCTATGTGGCCATGACCCGCGCGACCCAGCGGCTTGTCGTCCTCACCAGCCCGTGA
- a CDS encoding pectate lyase family protein, translated as MKRRVALRLYAALTTATLAAATGVVVSMPSASAATTGATGYATQNGGTTGGAGGQTVRATTGTAIHQALCSRASSSTPITIEVEGTINHANTAKVSGDSCNTAAGVIELKQISNVTIVGVGSGAVFDQLGIHIRQSSNIIIQNVTVRNVKKSGSPTSNGGDAIGMESDVRNVWVDHSSLEASGGESEGFDGLFDMKDNTQYVTLSYSTLRNSGRGGLIGSSETELSNGFVTFHHNLYENLDSRTPLLRGGIAHIYNNYYVKLNESGINSRAGARAKVDNNYFKDSKDVLGTFYTDAAGYWQVSGNTFDNVTWSAPGSENNPAGPDPKSNTTVSIPYAYSLDAASCVPGIVAQTAGANKGLKVSDGNCSTQTPTPDPTDPTPDPTDPTPDPTDPTPDPTGTNLSIAAGADGSSKADGTSYGNVRDGDLSTYWSPAGATGSVSVKWGTATSVSSVNIREASGSAGSIGTWKVLNGDTGAVLATGTGAGAISIPRTSLRKITFQITGSTGTPKIAEFETYAG; from the coding sequence GTGAAAAGACGAGTCGCACTGCGCCTGTACGCGGCGCTCACCACGGCCACCCTCGCCGCCGCGACCGGTGTCGTCGTGTCGATGCCGTCGGCATCGGCCGCGACCACCGGGGCCACCGGCTACGCGACGCAGAACGGCGGGACCACCGGCGGTGCGGGCGGACAGACGGTCCGGGCCACCACGGGCACCGCGATCCACCAGGCCCTGTGCAGCCGGGCCAGCAGCAGCACCCCCATCACCATCGAGGTCGAGGGGACGATCAACCACGCCAACACCGCCAAGGTGTCCGGCGACAGCTGCAACACCGCGGCCGGCGTGATCGAGCTCAAGCAGATCAGCAACGTCACGATCGTCGGAGTCGGCAGTGGGGCCGTGTTCGATCAACTGGGCATCCACATACGCCAGTCGAGCAACATCATCATCCAGAACGTGACCGTCCGGAACGTCAAGAAGTCGGGGTCGCCCACGTCCAACGGCGGTGACGCCATCGGCATGGAGAGCGACGTCCGCAACGTCTGGGTCGACCACAGCAGCCTGGAGGCGTCGGGAGGAGAGTCGGAAGGGTTCGACGGCCTCTTCGACATGAAGGACAACACGCAGTACGTGACGTTGTCCTACAGCACCCTGCGCAACTCCGGCCGCGGCGGACTCATCGGGTCGAGCGAGACCGAACTCTCCAACGGCTTCGTCACGTTCCACCACAACCTGTACGAGAACCTCGACTCCCGCACCCCCCTGTTGCGGGGTGGAATCGCCCACATCTACAACAACTACTACGTGAAGCTGAACGAGTCCGGGATCAACTCCCGTGCCGGGGCTCGCGCGAAGGTGGACAACAACTACTTCAAGGACTCCAAGGACGTCCTGGGCACCTTCTACACCGACGCGGCCGGATACTGGCAGGTCAGCGGGAACACGTTCGACAACGTGACCTGGTCCGCCCCCGGCAGTGAGAACAACCCGGCCGGTCCCGACCCGAAGTCCAACACCACGGTCAGCATCCCCTACGCCTACAGCCTCGACGCGGCATCCTGCGTGCCCGGCATCGTGGCCCAGACCGCGGGCGCCAACAAGGGGCTGAAGGTATCGGACGGCAACTGCTCGACGCAGACGCCGACCCCGGACCCGACCGACCCGACGCCCGACCCGACCGACCCCACCCCGGACCCGACCGACCCGACACCGGACCCGACCGGGACCAACCTCAGCATCGCCGCCGGCGCCGACGGGTCAAGCAAGGCCGACGGGACGAGCTACGGCAACGTACGGGACGGTGACCTGAGCACCTACTGGTCGCCCGCCGGGGCCACCGGCTCGGTCTCGGTCAAGTGGGGGACCGCGACCTCCGTCTCGTCCGTCAACATCCGGGAGGCTTCCGGTTCCGCCGGCAGCATCGGGACCTGGAAGGTGCTGAACGGGGACACCGGCGCGGTGCTGGCCACCGGAACCGGAGCGGGCGCCATCTCGATCCCGCGGACCTCGCTGCGCAAGATCACCTTCCAGATCACCGGCTCCACCGGCACCCCGAAGATCGCCGAGTTCGAGACCTACGCCGGATAG
- a CDS encoding carboxylesterase/lipase family protein translates to MDAIATTCRGRVRGRGRDGIATFLGIPYAAAPFGPHRFRAPAPVEPWEGLRDALGYGPTAPQRPYRPPLDRLIPDVDIPGEECLNLNVWTPDPGGGPLPVMVWIHGGSLRNGSGALPLYDGRAFARDGIVLVTVNYRLGVEGFGVFPDAPDNRGLLDQIAALGWVKENIAAFGGDPENVTVCGESAGAVSIAALMTSPRAAGLFHRAVLQSGPPQTVSRSRGAKTVRAMAKALRVPATAEAFAAVDRELLLDVQTEVVGKADPISGGLGFHLVVDGDVVPAEPSLPTVDLLMGCNREEYRLWFVPSGMVDRVNALSLRLALLKFRVPWSVARLYKASRPGAKPGVILGEMATDLLVRGPLNRLADSRPARTFLYEFAWPSPVLGLGACHALEIGFVFDNLHHGEALTGPDAPQPLADAMHRAWVAFASSGDPGWSAWDASRPVMVFGHPEAGVALAPRQEELRAWLQRWEPSGP, encoded by the coding sequence ATGGACGCCATCGCGACCACCTGCCGAGGCCGGGTCCGGGGCCGCGGCCGGGACGGAATCGCCACCTTCCTCGGCATTCCCTACGCCGCCGCCCCGTTCGGGCCCCATCGCTTTCGCGCCCCTGCGCCCGTCGAGCCGTGGGAAGGGCTGCGCGACGCGCTCGGCTACGGGCCGACCGCGCCGCAGCGCCCCTACCGTCCGCCCCTCGACCGGTTGATTCCCGACGTGGACATCCCGGGGGAGGAGTGCCTCAACCTCAACGTCTGGACGCCGGACCCGGGTGGGGGACCGCTGCCGGTGATGGTGTGGATCCACGGAGGGTCCCTGCGCAACGGCTCGGGGGCCCTGCCCCTGTACGACGGCCGGGCCTTCGCACGCGACGGCATCGTGCTGGTCACCGTCAACTACCGGCTCGGGGTGGAGGGGTTCGGGGTGTTCCCCGACGCACCCGACAACCGGGGCCTGCTGGACCAGATCGCGGCCCTGGGCTGGGTCAAGGAGAACATCGCGGCCTTCGGCGGGGACCCGGAGAACGTCACGGTGTGCGGCGAGTCAGCCGGGGCTGTCAGCATCGCCGCCCTGATGACCAGCCCGCGCGCGGCCGGCCTCTTCCACCGGGCCGTCCTGCAGAGCGGCCCGCCGCAGACGGTGTCACGCAGCCGGGGAGCGAAGACCGTGCGTGCGATGGCGAAGGCGCTGAGGGTGCCCGCCACGGCGGAGGCGTTCGCGGCGGTGGACCGCGAGTTGCTGCTGGACGTACAGACCGAAGTCGTCGGCAAGGCGGATCCGATCAGTGGGGGGCTCGGCTTCCACCTCGTGGTCGACGGCGACGTGGTTCCGGCCGAGCCGTCGCTGCCCACCGTCGATCTGCTGATGGGCTGCAACCGGGAGGAGTACCGGCTTTGGTTCGTGCCGAGCGGGATGGTGGACCGCGTCAACGCCCTCTCGCTCCGGCTGGCCCTCCTGAAGTTCCGGGTCCCGTGGAGCGTCGCCAGGCTGTACAAGGCCTCCAGGCCGGGCGCGAAGCCCGGGGTGATCCTCGGCGAGATGGCCACCGACCTGCTCGTGCGCGGACCGCTCAACCGACTGGCCGACTCGCGGCCGGCCCGGACGTTCCTGTACGAGTTCGCGTGGCCCTCGCCCGTACTCGGCCTGGGCGCCTGCCATGCACTGGAGATCGGCTTCGTCTTCGACAACCTCCACCACGGTGAAGCGCTCACCGGCCCGGATGCTCCTCAGCCGCTGGCCGACGCCATGCACCGGGCCTGGGTCGCGTTCGCTTCCTCGGGTGACCCGGGGTGGTCCGCCTGGGACGCGAGCCGGCCGGTGATGGTCTTCGGCCATCCCGAGGCGGGGGTGGCCCTCGCGCCGCGCCAGGAGGAACTGCGGGCCTGGCTCCAGCGGTGGGAACCGTCCGGACCCTGA
- a CDS encoding alpha/beta hydrolase family protein yields the protein MSWRRKLLVPLAALTLVLSASAAAGAAPAPLSTGPATATSAFGAPGPYATAVEVGLITTLYYPRDIASSERRHPVIVWGNGTSGIPLVYRDLLLHWASQGFIVAAANTPQSNLGISMRAGIDMLTHRNADPGSIFHNRVDLEHIGASGHSQGGAAAIVVGADPRIDAILPIQPGPLADIDAVHVPALLLAGEKDSIVFPFLVKAFYNAADHIPALYGELRGADHFTIVGDPGPFAAPTTAWFRAQLMGDETARAQFFGPGCGICTDSTTWSDVRRNSLALSIPATTTP from the coding sequence ATGTCGTGGAGAAGGAAACTGCTCGTCCCGTTGGCCGCACTCACCCTCGTCCTGTCCGCGTCGGCCGCTGCGGGCGCAGCGCCGGCCCCCCTGTCCACCGGTCCCGCCACGGCCACGAGTGCCTTCGGCGCCCCCGGGCCCTACGCCACCGCTGTGGAAGTCGGGCTGATCACCACCCTGTACTACCCGCGTGACATCGCGAGCAGCGAGCGTCGCCACCCCGTGATCGTGTGGGGCAACGGCACCAGCGGTATCCCCCTCGTCTACCGGGACCTGCTGCTCCACTGGGCAAGCCAGGGGTTCATCGTCGCCGCGGCCAACACTCCGCAGTCCAACCTCGGCATCTCCATGCGCGCAGGCATCGACATGCTCACCCACCGGAACGCCGACCCGGGCAGCATCTTCCACAACCGCGTCGACCTGGAACACATCGGCGCGTCGGGGCACTCCCAAGGGGGCGCTGCCGCCATAGTCGTGGGCGCGGACCCCCGCATCGACGCCATCCTGCCCATCCAGCCCGGCCCGCTCGCCGACATCGACGCCGTGCACGTCCCCGCACTCCTCCTGGCCGGTGAGAAGGACAGCATCGTCTTCCCCTTCCTGGTCAAGGCCTTCTACAACGCAGCCGATCACATCCCGGCTCTCTACGGAGAGCTGCGCGGGGCCGACCACTTCACGATCGTGGGCGACCCCGGCCCGTTCGCCGCGCCGACCACCGCCTGGTTCCGTGCCCAGCTCATGGGCGACGAGACTGCCCGCGCCCAGTTCTTCGGCCCCGGGTGCGGGATCTGCACCGATAGCACCACGTGGTCCGACGTCCGCCGCAACAGCCTGGCTCTGAGCATTCCGGCGACGACGACCCCGTAA
- a CDS encoding long-chain-fatty-acid--CoA ligase, producing MLNLSSLLEHSAREHPGRIALVLGDTRLTYAELLARSQDIAGALRLRGIGKGDKVALSCPNVPDFPAAYFGILSVGAVVVPLNVLLRPQEVAYHLTDSGARALLCFEDTPQLPLAEVGKAGFDQAPDCEHLLPLHRIGHTGTADAGTADAVATAAEDTAVILYTSGTTGRPKGAELTHRNMVMNAMVADRLFTAADDEVMLAALPLFHAFGQSAVMNMGLLRGATLVLQPRFDAEEALRLMHREGVTFFAGVPTMYWALLGALGTQHEAATPPRLRTAVSGGAALPVEVLQQFGKTFGVGVQEGYGLSETSPVACFNPPGTPPRPGSIGRPVWGVQMKLIDDAWQDVPADGRGEIAIRGHNIMKGYHRRPDDTASVMNDGWFRTGDIARRDADGYYYIVDRVKDLIIRGGFNVYPREIEEVLITHPAVSMAAVVGVRHATHGEDVKAFVIPVPGTELSEAELIAWCRERMAAYKYPRSVEFRDSLPLTSTGKILKRGLTAGTAGEAGPA from the coding sequence ATGCTGAACCTGTCGTCCCTGCTGGAGCACAGCGCCCGGGAGCACCCCGGCCGAATCGCGCTGGTCCTCGGTGACACCCGCCTGACCTACGCCGAGCTGCTGGCACGATCCCAGGACATCGCCGGAGCGCTGCGGCTCCGCGGGATCGGCAAGGGCGACAAGGTGGCGCTGTCCTGCCCGAACGTGCCGGACTTCCCGGCCGCCTACTTCGGCATACTCAGCGTCGGAGCGGTCGTGGTGCCGCTCAATGTGCTGCTGCGGCCGCAGGAGGTCGCGTACCACCTCACCGACTCCGGAGCCAGGGCCCTCCTCTGCTTCGAGGACACCCCCCAGCTGCCCCTGGCCGAGGTGGGCAAGGCGGGATTCGACCAGGCGCCCGACTGCGAACACCTCCTCCCGCTGCACCGGATCGGGCACACGGGGACCGCCGACGCCGGGACCGCCGACGCGGTGGCCACGGCGGCGGAGGACACCGCGGTGATCCTCTACACCAGCGGCACGACGGGACGGCCCAAGGGCGCCGAACTCACCCACCGCAACATGGTGATGAACGCCATGGTCGCCGACCGGCTGTTCACGGCGGCCGACGACGAGGTGATGCTCGCAGCCCTCCCGCTGTTCCACGCCTTCGGCCAGAGCGCGGTGATGAACATGGGCCTGCTCAGGGGCGCCACGCTCGTTCTGCAGCCGCGCTTCGACGCCGAAGAGGCCCTCCGGCTGATGCACCGCGAGGGCGTCACCTTCTTCGCGGGCGTCCCGACGATGTACTGGGCCCTGCTCGGCGCGCTCGGCACCCAGCACGAGGCGGCGACACCCCCACGTCTGCGCACCGCCGTCTCCGGGGGAGCCGCGCTGCCCGTCGAGGTGCTCCAGCAGTTCGGGAAGACCTTCGGCGTGGGAGTGCAGGAAGGGTACGGCCTTTCGGAGACCTCGCCCGTGGCCTGCTTCAACCCGCCCGGAACGCCGCCGAGGCCCGGGTCGATCGGCCGGCCGGTGTGGGGCGTGCAGATGAAGCTCATCGACGATGCCTGGCAGGACGTTCCGGCGGACGGCCGGGGTGAGATCGCGATCCGCGGACACAACATCATGAAGGGCTACCACCGGCGGCCCGACGACACGGCCTCGGTGATGAACGACGGCTGGTTCCGTACCGGAGACATCGCCCGGCGTGACGCGGACGGCTACTACTACATCGTGGACCGGGTCAAAGACCTGATCATCCGAGGCGGGTTCAACGTCTACCCGCGCGAGATCGAAGAGGTACTGATCACGCATCCGGCCGTGAGCATGGCCGCCGTGGTGGGCGTACGACACGCCACACACGGCGAGGACGTCAAGGCGTTCGTCATCCCGGTGCCCGGCACGGAGCTGAGCGAGGCGGAACTGATCGCCTGGTGCCGCGAGCGCATGGCTGCCTACAAGTACCCGCGCAGCGTGGAGTTCCGCGACAGCCTTCCTCTGACGTCCACCGGCAAGATCCTCAAGCGCGGGCTGACGGCCGGGACCGCCGGGGAAGCCGGCCCGGCCTGA
- a CDS encoding PucR family transcriptional regulator yields MPEQHADGGLTVPPLLSVCAAELLERVDVLADDLFRTITAEIPPYARLSREVQADVRDFNERNLHEQLTCMAERRPIRTDSTRQCVRRRATQGVPVDAVLHAFRIGYRLLAHSLIDCAKGQPGTTMDDIAQASMSIWSLLDAASHTVNDVYRDTLVGLARADELQRLLLLDALLNGKTADWAMLGGTGASLGLPEQGPYICVVAEHSDVTAMEQALLRNGVRSAWRPRPDGLAGIVALPEPAVVSGSSRVPGPALVLGVVGAAVMGRAGLSPAYGRLRESADALRLATLAQASLPVGTHRAVTLDHDPAAALVAAGHDLALRLAVALLDPVLAAPDRKDLMETLTAWLDSDSGSTTEIAETLYCHRNTVRNRLDRVSRLTGRSLFRPADVAAFYASVRALKLRTP; encoded by the coding sequence ATGCCAGAGCAGCACGCCGATGGCGGTCTGACCGTTCCTCCGCTGTTGTCGGTATGCGCCGCGGAGCTGCTGGAGCGGGTCGACGTCCTCGCTGACGACCTGTTCCGCACGATCACCGCCGAGATCCCTCCCTACGCCCGGTTGAGCCGGGAGGTCCAGGCCGACGTACGGGACTTCAACGAGCGCAACCTGCACGAGCAGCTGACGTGCATGGCCGAGCGCCGCCCGATACGTACGGACTCCACCAGGCAGTGTGTAAGGCGGCGGGCCACGCAGGGCGTTCCGGTCGATGCGGTCCTGCATGCCTTCCGTATCGGCTACCGCCTGTTGGCGCATTCCCTCATCGACTGCGCCAAGGGGCAGCCCGGCACGACGATGGACGACATCGCGCAGGCCTCCATGTCGATCTGGTCCCTGCTGGACGCCGCGTCGCACACGGTCAACGACGTCTACCGGGACACGCTGGTCGGGCTGGCGCGAGCCGATGAACTGCAGCGGCTGTTGCTGCTCGACGCGCTCCTGAACGGCAAGACCGCCGACTGGGCGATGCTCGGTGGCACCGGCGCCTCCCTGGGCCTGCCCGAACAGGGGCCGTACATCTGCGTCGTCGCCGAGCACAGCGACGTCACCGCGATGGAACAGGCGCTGCTACGGAACGGAGTGCGCTCCGCCTGGCGCCCTCGTCCCGACGGCCTCGCGGGCATCGTCGCGCTGCCGGAACCGGCTGTCGTCTCCGGTTCGTCCCGTGTGCCGGGACCGGCGCTCGTGCTGGGAGTCGTCGGCGCCGCGGTCATGGGGCGTGCGGGTCTCAGCCCTGCGTACGGGAGACTGCGCGAGAGCGCCGACGCGCTGCGGCTGGCCACGCTGGCCCAGGCGTCGCTGCCCGTCGGCACGCACCGGGCGGTCACGCTCGATCACGATCCGGCTGCGGCCCTGGTCGCGGCCGGGCACGATCTGGCGCTGCGGCTGGCCGTCGCCCTCCTGGACCCGGTCCTGGCGGCGCCGGACCGCAAGGACCTCATGGAGACGCTCACCGCATGGCTGGACTCCGACTCCGGTTCCACCACGGAGATCGCGGAGACCCTGTACTGCCACCGCAACACCGTCCGCAACCGGCTGGACCGCGTCTCCCGCCTCACCGGCCGCTCCCTGTTCCGGCCGGCGGACGTCGCCGCGTTCTACGCCTCGGTGCGGGCTCTCAAGCTCCGCACGCCCTGA
- a CDS encoding alpha/beta fold hydrolase, with translation MPTAVAVFPADLTWPPRSWAERTYNITRYTLMPRGGHFAAHEEPGLLADDITEFFRQLR, from the coding sequence GTGCCCACCGCCGTCGCCGTCTTCCCCGCCGACCTCACCTGGCCCCCGCGCTCCTGGGCCGAACGCACCTACAACATCACCCGGTACACGTTGATGCCGCGCGGCGGACACTTCGCCGCCCACGAAGAGCCCGGACTGCTCGCCGACGACATCACCGAGTTCTTCCGCCAACTGCGCTGA
- a CDS encoding epoxide hydrolase family protein, with amino-acid sequence MTDHPPLIAVTDEELEDLRARLRATRWPTRWPVDGWEAGADTTEVRRLAEYWAAGYDWRAHEARINALPHHTAVIGGTPVHYLRFDGERPGALPIVLSHGWPSTFLELTDLARRLAEPSQHGGDASDAFTVVVPSLPGYGFSPQRPDLPPTLQTHQIWHRLMRDELGFDRYAAHGGDLGAGITSRLGEAYPESLAGIHLLAVAAPEEYDAAGLTLDEQAHLDQVANWSAEEGGYQHQQNTRPSPWPTRCPTLRPACWPGSWRSTAPGATRAATCRPGSPTTSSSPRPPCTGSPARSRRRSGPTTSTPAI; translated from the coding sequence ATGACCGACCACCCGCCGCTGATCGCTGTGACCGATGAGGAACTCGAAGACCTGCGCGCGCGACTGCGCGCCACCCGGTGGCCCACCCGGTGGCCCGTCGACGGCTGGGAAGCGGGCGCCGACACCACTGAGGTGCGCCGCCTGGCGGAGTACTGGGCCGCAGGCTATGACTGGCGCGCCCACGAGGCGCGGATCAACGCCCTGCCGCACCACACGGCCGTCATCGGCGGCACACCCGTCCATTACCTCCGGTTCGACGGCGAGCGACCGGGCGCCCTGCCGATCGTGCTGAGCCACGGCTGGCCCAGCACCTTCCTGGAGCTCACCGACCTCGCCCGGCGTCTCGCGGAGCCGTCGCAGCACGGCGGCGACGCGTCCGACGCGTTCACGGTCGTCGTCCCCTCGCTGCCCGGCTACGGGTTCTCGCCGCAACGCCCGGACCTCCCGCCGACGCTCCAGACCCACCAGATCTGGCACCGGCTCATGCGGGACGAGCTCGGCTTCGACCGGTACGCCGCCCACGGCGGGGACCTGGGCGCGGGCATCACCTCGCGTCTGGGTGAGGCCTACCCGGAGTCGCTGGCCGGCATCCACCTGCTCGCCGTCGCCGCACCCGAGGAGTACGACGCCGCGGGCCTCACCCTGGACGAACAGGCCCACCTCGACCAGGTCGCCAACTGGAGCGCGGAGGAGGGCGGTTACCAGCACCAGCAGAACACCCGGCCCTCACCCTGGCCCACGCGCTGTCCGACTCTCCGGCCGGCCTGCTGGCCTGGATCGTGGAGAAGTACCGCGCCTGGAGCGACTCGGGCGGCGACCTGTCGTCCCGGTTCACCGACGACTTCGTCCTCACCCAGGCCTCCCTGTACTGGTTCACCGGCACGATCTCGACGTCGTTCCGGCCCTACTACGAGTACGCCCGCAATCTGA
- a CDS encoding NADPH-dependent F420 reductase gives MMTVGFIGSGSIGSTLARLAVEAGHQVVLSNSRGPGTLADTVARLGPGASAATSEEAAAAGDIVVVTVPVAAFPDLPAAPLVGKTVIDTCNYGPERDGHIPELDSGSLTSSELLLRHVPDAGLVKAFNTIYFKHLLSLARPAGAADRSYLPIAGDSVPAKAAVTDFIDSIGYGVVDAGRLADSWRQATGTPVWGSPYGPYSNEKGRPAGDDVIRAALAIATR, from the coding sequence ATGATGACTGTGGGATTCATCGGAAGCGGATCCATCGGCAGCACCCTCGCGCGGCTCGCCGTCGAGGCCGGACATCAGGTCGTGCTCAGCAACTCGCGCGGTCCCGGGACGCTCGCGGACACGGTCGCGAGACTGGGTCCGGGGGCATCCGCGGCGACGAGCGAGGAAGCCGCGGCGGCCGGTGACATCGTCGTGGTCACCGTGCCGGTCGCGGCCTTCCCCGACCTTCCCGCCGCACCACTGGTGGGAAAGACGGTCATCGACACGTGCAACTACGGCCCCGAGCGTGACGGACACATTCCCGAGCTCGACAGTGGGTCGCTCACCTCGAGCGAACTGCTGCTGCGCCACGTCCCGGACGCCGGACTCGTGAAGGCGTTCAACACCATCTACTTCAAGCACCTGCTGTCACTCGCCCGCCCGGCGGGGGCGGCCGACCGGTCGTACCTGCCGATCGCCGGGGACTCGGTGCCGGCGAAGGCGGCGGTCACCGACTTCATCGACTCCATCGGGTACGGCGTGGTGGATGCGGGGCGGCTGGCCGACAGCTGGCGGCAGGCGACGGGCACACCGGTGTGGGGCAGCCCTTATGGGCCGTACTCGAACGAGAAGGGCCGGCCCGCCGGCGACGACGTCATCCGCGCGGCACTGGCCATCGCCACGCGGTGA